Sequence from the Magallana gigas chromosome 4, xbMagGiga1.1, whole genome shotgun sequence genome:
GCCCGTTTTCTAGCTAAAGATATGTGAAATTCGCCAATTCCCCGCGCGGCTAGATTGCTGCACTGTGATTTAGAGAGTACCTGTTCATTTATCAAACCACTGAAacttaacaaatatattttttgttgatcaGTTTATGATTGTTAACGAGAAAACCTCCAGTTGAAAATGATATGCCTATCAGTTTTCCATGTACGTTTGACACTCTTTTCAATAGAGATGTCAATATGTTGACGTCGACTTCGGCGTTATGCATGTTTTCAAACTGCTGCTCCATTAGGTCGGTTGATAGACTTTCCAGTTTGTAGGCGCCTCTTCCTGGATATTCTTGTTTGAAAAGATGTATTGAATCACTAAATCCAGCGATGTCCTTTGGGTGGTCATCCATCTTAAGTCTGCACATGCCATGATGGTGAACACTAGGATGCGCGCATCGAACTTTGCATTGTGCGCAACAAGCAGCggcatttgtattttttcagccATGCCAGGAATTTGTCAACTGCACGTTCGCATGATGTAAATTCTACCGGAACAAGGTTAAAATACATGGTCAGTCCATGAACTTCAATGCCAGTCAGCTTTGATACGGCAGACGGGACAAAACCATTTTCTGGCATGATGAAtctcacaaaatatttaatatgtaataaaacaacaaaatccctttgattaggtaataaatcGATCTATTGACACATGCTATTGATCATACAATATATGGTGACATTTATGCGGATTTGTTATCAAAGACAcagtactttaaaaaatattttaaaagtgaaaaatttTCGGTTGAAAACTACATTTTTGTGACACAATCGATAAAAACTGGAATTTGGTCATTATATACATTATAGTCAATGTAAAAGCAAGTTggtttttaaaaccttttagACAGCACACATCATCACACTACAATGATAATCTTTATGTTTATGTAGCCATCCGAATTAAGGGtcaaatacttatttttttaaaggaaaaaaaggagaaaactGAAATTGAAGAATgtcatctttttaaaatgtactATTCATAAAACAcgctatatttttttatttatataatttgattctGGTTGTAccacgctttctgattggctaagaaatattgttttaatctacaagtaattgcaaaaaaaatgaataatatgcaatgaattcaatatgtattagttacatgtatatacgatATAAAGCGGTTCTATAAAGCGCAAACTGGCCCAAACTATTTAAAGGGAATAACACGGACTTATTTAGCTTTGCGTACGCTCCAATCATAAGAACTGtattatgattttgaaaaaagagtGGTTTTGtgttattaattttcatttgatgaaCTAAAAGATATTGTTTATACCAACagctaaagtctgtcccaagttattgcttctatcactttttgatgattttttttaaaaatacacacacctgtgaaaaatgtatatacagttgaaatcgacgaAATGGAAAATACCCGAGATAtattcattgacacattatcccttttcactcaatAAAGTTTACAGAAACGAAagcaaatttcttacggagatttataatgggaaatgttttcaTCTTTTGGGAAGAACTCGGGACatctcgcgcaatttttcaacgttatcatatTGGCTTTatatggctgatgcaatgcaaatccccgtagactttctatttttggatgtgtattgaaacctgatgaGGAGAGCGGGCGTTTCAAatcagataatctggacatttgtcatattagtggatgaatgtagtttcagcacaaaggtatttattattatataaatatcaagcgaaaagtcgGGACAGAGATTAATGCATTGATAAAAACATAACCcacgtatttttattttttttttgggggggggggtatttaaacaataaaatggttttttttttctggtgattcattcgggatatgaaggaagcgacattgcagaaaaaatacataatccgcgttagcgggttatgtaatttttttctgcaatgatcgctaccttcataacccgcatgaatcatcaaagaaagcattttattatttatatttacatctttttttgactaattaataaattgattatcaaaagtaagtaaaattcactaaattgctgttaatgtacgtaagtaccttagctaaaagaaacagccaaatcgtgaGACTCTTCGTCTGACAGCATCATGATTATTTGGTGCAGTCCTTGATTTTTCTTCGGTCGCTGTAGGCTTCggccaatcgataaacagggcgtgtcaatttcactCCTGTCGGTTTCTtttcagtttcagccgctgtagatttcgaccaatcgataaacggggcatctcagtctggctgtttctatagagctttgaataactataagtttccgtaagaaatatagGAAAtaatactcggtagatgtaaatatacagtGCCAATTATGCATAGATGGTATATTCCCaactaaaatattaattaattgattaattcgCTAGAATAGTAATTCCATTTCTGTCTTTTTCAGTACATAATCTATAGAGTTTTAATACACtgaggttttattttaaaaaaaaaatgatatttacccAGTGAAAAAATATCCAGAGACTTGAACCAGGCAACGTCGATAACGATGAACGGGGAGTAActccttgtattttttttaactttgatcaGATGCAGCAATTTGCGACACGCCTACCAGACAGTTAGAAATTGTGATATGTAGCATCCTTGttagaaattgttttttgtagcatccttgataatggagatcaaacTCTGTATCTGAAGCTAGCCTTAGTGTTTCAAATCcaaagttgatccatgaaagtTCGTCAGAACAGTTGTTTTATCAGTCAAACCTGCATTTAACTATTTAAAAAGCTCACAACTGCTCCAGAATCAAGATAATCAAGATTAAGCACTctatctgaagctacctctacTTACACACCCATAGTTATATAAACAGTTCAAGTCTGACTAGATATGAGCATGAGCggaatttatcattttataaccAGCTTCAAGACCCGAACACAATTTGAGTTGCCCCAACATCTTAAACTTGCCTAAGCATCTAGATAATCAAGATCACTCTGTATCTGAAACTACCTCTCTGATTCATTTAAATAGTTAAATCAACCATACACGTTTGAATTTGtagtattatttatataaacataaacatatgacctgctccaaaaagcttaacctcctccagtatctgaaatttttaaagagttacaGAGCATCATACTTGGTGGTTGTTatctgcaataatgtagccctctcccgattattttttttttgggggggggggagggggggggagtaGACTACAAATCTATAGGCATCTCACCATGCGCGGATCAAGAACATTTTCTGCCTTCATTTTGACTAGCAATGCATTGCCGTCTCGCTTCGTTTTACGAACATTATAAATTTAATGTGAGATGCACTAggatttacttatttttcacaGGGTATAAaccaaaaacattaaaaaaaaactttaaatgtcTCAAATCTTTTTACAGTGAAAGGGTCTATAATTAGAGACGTATCTTTTAACTGGAAGAGAAATCTATACTAAAAAATAATGGTCAACTGCTTAAAAATATTGGCATATAAACCAACCATATGGCCTGTTACAAAAATTacactattatatatataaaaaaaattgctctgCTTTTATATCTGGGACACTTTTGATGCATGACCCTCTTGCTCAAATATTAATTAGTACGAAAGTACACAACactaaaattgcacattaaacccatttggtttttatatacatgtatgtatttagtgCTCTCTAATACTATGCATATGCCATACCGAACTTAAATATTAATTCGTCAAAATAGTAATTCTACTTGTGTCTTATTCTTTACATGttctatattttttcaatatactaAACTTTAATCTCAGAAGAAAAATACAATAGATATTTACTCTCAAGGAAACAGTATTTAGAGACTTGAACCAGGCAACGTCGATAGCGATGAACGGGGAGTAACTCTTGCATTCCTTTATAAATTTCTAATCAGGTGGTCACATTCAGAGCAAGATCAGCCATGTTTTGGGAACGCATACCAGACAGTTGAaaatatggggttttttttgttaacaagGTTTGTTTTCTTATTAACTAAAATTAAATTGCAAACTATGGTGATTTAAACATATAAACGTTATAATAATTCTAATAAGATTTGAAATTATGAATAGAAATCCCCTAAAACGACgttatataaaatcataaaactaCTTTCGTTTTGAATCTAATGTTCTGTTTATTCAACTACATAATTTACTGGTAATCAAACGCAATAATACcagtttaagttttttaaaaatgatttataaaattctgaaaactgtctaataatttatattaatgtcccactgaaaaaaatattaaaagaggggggtaatttttatcatttaggTGAATTATTTAGAGaaatctaaattaaaataatgtcaCCTACAAAATCAATTCTTCACTGTCTGAGAAtttagaaaacattaaaatccttttatttttataattgaacaTAAAAGTTATgagtattcaatattttttttagaaattgaacAGCCATGGATCCTCATTCCAGTGCCCAGGATGTTcaccgatgtgacctttgtgagaccgccacagtacacagctactgtgacttttgtcatgtcaacctctgTAAGCCCTGCATTGGAGATCACATCTCAGATGGATacgacaaacataaaatagttcCTTTCCAGGAACGAAGATCAACCCTCATCTATCCAAAATGTGAAACACACTCACAAAAGAATTGTAAATTTCAGTGCAAAGATTGCAacaacatttttgtttgttcttcctGCATGGCATCTGAACAACATGGCAGACATAAATTTGTAGAAGTTACAGAAgttttcaagaaaaagaaagacgatattaaaaaagatacacAAGAGTtcgaaaatcatatttcccctaCATATGAAGAAATTGCACTCGACTTGGAAAATCAGCTTGCCAACCTGGATGGAGGATATAAGAAAATTACGACAAcaatgtccaaacaaggagagcaatggcacagagaaatcgacatcgttatcaacaaaatgaaaactgaactCAGCGAGATAAAAGAGAAACACAGagacattttacagaaacacttgaatgaaatcaaacagatacagtttctcataaaagaaacattacagaCCATAAGAAAAATCGAAAAATCCACTGAAGTATCTTCAACCATTGAATACAGCTCTAAGATCAGAGAGTTCAGCAAGTTTCCACCCAAGGTTCAGGTATCACTGCcaacattcattccaaaaccaATAGACCATGAGAAGCTGTATAGTTTGTTTGGACAGATCACCCCGTTATCTACTGCtacagaagaaaatgttttgtcaCTAAACCAACCCAAAACTTCATTTAGAGAACTACTGGACGAACCAGAGCTTGTTGCCACAATACAGACTGGGTATAAAGAACTACGCACTGTTACCTGTCTAAATAAGGACAGGATTTGGACGTGTGGAGAGACCAATGATATCAAATGCTTCAACATTAAAGGTTCACTCCTCcaaacaatcaaaacaaaatcagaAGAATGGCCTAATGATATAGCTGTAGACAGTGATGGTAATCTACTGTACTGTGATTGGATGGAAGCGACAGTGAACAAAGTAAAGAGTGAAAAGACAGAAGAGTTGATCAGATTACTGGAGTGGACGCCTAATAAGctgtgtgtcacctctactggtgatctcctggttaccaTGTACAGTGATGATAGaactcaatccaaagttgtccgctactcgggatctacagagaaacaaaccattcaatttgatgatgaaggtaaacctctgtactcagggaatattacaattaaatacatcactgagaacagaaaccatgacataTGTGTAGCTGACTGTGAGgctggtgcagtagtggtggtcaatcaggacGGGAAACTCAAATGGAGATACACCAGTCATCCCTCAGTTACCAAGAACCAACCATTTGAACCTACtggtatcacaa
This genomic interval carries:
- the LOC136274642 gene encoding tripartite motif-containing protein 2-like, which gives rise to MDPHSSAQDVHRCDLCETATVHSYCDFCHVNLCKPCIGDHISDGYDKHKIVPFQERRSTLIYPKCETHSQKNCKFQCKDCNNIFVCSSCMASEQHGRHKFVEVTEVFKKKKDDIKKDTQEFENHISPTYEEIALDLENQLANLDGGYKKITTTMSKQGEQWHREIDIVINKMKTELSEIKEKHRDILQKHLNEIKQIQFLIKETLQTIRKIEKSTEVSSTIEYSSKIREFSKFPPKVQVSLPTFIPKPIDHEKLYSLFGQITPLSTATEENVLSLNQPKTSFRELLDEPELVATIQTGYKELRTVTCLNKDRIWTCGETNDIKCFNIKGSLLQTIKTKSEEWPNDIAVDSDGNLLYCDWMEATVNKVKSEKTEELIRLLEWTPNKLCVTSTGDLLVTMYSDDRTQSKVVRYSGSTEKQTIQFDDEGKPLYSGNITIKYITENRNHDICVADCEAGAVVVVNQDGKLKWRYTSHPSVTKNQPFEPTGITTDSQSHVLTSDYNNNCIHILRHNGQFFRYIDNCDLEDPYGLCVDNNDNLFVCEYYKGNVKKVKYLK